The window TCATATGAGAGGTTCTCCAGAAGTGCAAGTGTTTTGAAAACATAATATGGTTGCTCTCACCATCCTGCCGGGACAGCATGGCAAATTGGCCCTTAATTTTCCGGGGGAACAGGGCCAGCCCTTTATCCTGTGCTGCTTTTCCGTTCACCATTGTAATTTTAAAACTGATAAAATCCTTTGTTTCGATCAGCTGGGGTAAAATGGTCACCCCGTTATAAGCCGTATAGGTTGCATAATAGGTTGATTCCCCATTATCGTCAAAAAACTGAACAAACCGCGCATCTTCTATCCCGCGGCTCTCATTTCTGGAAACCGGAAAAATGACCCGCTCGGATATGCGGTGATTTGAATGGAAATCCACCTCATAATTTGAATCCGAAAGCCAGTTGATGATTTCAAAGGTCCTGTTCTGTTTGGTTTTTGAAAAATGAGGGTGTTTATGAAGCCTGCCCATTTCCCTGTCCAGTTCTTCCTTGCTGAATTCTTCGGGAAGCGAATTGAGGACATGAGTGCAGATATCAGAATCCGCATTCATTTCCCTGAGCTTATGCTGAAAGAGCTTGCGCTTGTATAAGGGGTTTAACTTCAGATCCGGTGTTTCCACAAACTCACTGACCGGATCAAACCGGAAGGTGTTGTACCGGTTCAGCACACCGCTTCTGAAAACAATGGAGGAAATATGGCCTTCCCCGGTGGCCCTCAAACTCATGACAAACCGGAGGCTGCCTTCTTCAAGATGACCTTGAATTGGATGCGGTACAATGGATGGATTGAAAAGTGCTGCGGATTCAATGGCATACTCCTTTGTAAAATACGCACCGATCAATGTCCTTTCCGTCTCACTCAACAAGGTACCTTTTTTAATATGGTGTTTTACCAGGCCAAAGTGCCGTTCAAAAATATGGGCAAGGTCTTCGTGGCGCCTGGAAAAATCATGTATAATCTGTGTTAATACTGTGTTGCCCTCCTTTTGGGTCAGGCCGCGGATTCGTTGGATGATCGAGGCGATGCGCCTGGAATCAGCCGGGAGATGGGGCCTTGTAATGACACGGGAGGTATCCCCGACTATTTTATTGGGTTTTCTTGTGATTGTCAGTTTGCCATGGCGTTTTTTCAGCATCGGTGTCTTTCCTCGATTCAGTTTGGGAAGATATGGGCGGACGGCTCGATTGACGACACAGGGAGACAAGATCACAGATCTTTGCCGTACCCATGCACATCACCGTATCCGCCCCCCCCCAGTAGAGTTTCACGGTCCCGTCATCTTCAGGTACAGCACCGCAGCTAAACACCACATTGGGGACATAGCCGGTCTGTTCCCAGACCTCTTCGGGCTGCAGAATCCATTGGTCAGACACCCCGATCACCCTGGAAGGGTCTGATAGATTATGAAGAGCCACCCCAAGCCGGTATACGGTTCCGGACATGGTTTTGAAAACGCCGTGGTAGATATGAAGCCAGCCCTCATCGGTCTTAAAGGGCGGTGCGCCAGGGCCGATTTTCATCTCATCCCAGTGGTAGGATAAAGGCTTGATGACAACCTGTGAGTCCCCCCAGTAAATCAGGTCCGGGGAATAGGAAATCCAGATGGACCAGGGAGAAATTTCCGAGTGGGGACGGTCCAGACGGACATACCTGCCATCAATTTTTTCAGGAAAGATCACCACGTTGCGCAGATCGGCCTGGGTGATCAGGGCAATCCGTTCAATTTTTTCAAAATCACAGGTGCGGGCCAGGGCAATGCGAACCCCGTGGCGGGAATAGGCACTGTAAGTGAGAAGGTATGCCCCCTCAACCGGGTTGATGCGCAGATCCTCGACCCCAAAGGCTTCGTATTCTGCAAAAAGTCCGCGGGATGCCGGCGTTAAAAAGGGTTCCGGTTTGACTTTGAAGGTAAACCCGTCCGGACTGTCCGCCCTTCCAATGACGGACCGTCCGTTTTTCAAATGGGACCGGAACAGCATGATATAGCGTTTTTTGTATTTGACCACCCCGGCATTGTGTACCGTTGCAACGGGATAGGGCACATCCTCCCGGGTCAGTATCGGGTTCTTGGGGTAACGGGTTACAATATCCTGTATACTATTCATTTGAGTCCTTTCAGAGCCGTCCGAAATCATCGGCCAGACGTTCAATATCATCTTCGCCAAAATACTCGCCGGTCTGAATTTCCATAAAAATCAGATTGTCCCGGCCGCTGTTTTCAACTCTATGGATGGTTTTTCTCGGGATATCAACGGATTGACCGGCAGTCATCGGGACGGTTTTATCGTCAAGGGTGAACAGGCCCTTACCACTGACGATATACCAGTGCTCATCGCGATACTGGTGACGCTGAAGGCTCAGGCGTTTTCCCGGATAAACCACTATCTTTTTATTCTTCACGGCATCCTCATCGGAAAGTATGGTATAAAATCCCCAGGGGCGGCAACCTTCACCCATAGTCCTCTCCAGGATCCGCTCATACACCCGGATATATTTTTTAACCATGTTGTCGATGGTAAAGTGATCCAAGACAGTTCTGCGGCAGAATTCACGGTCAATATCCCTGATACGGTCCACCGCAGAGACGGCTTCATCTGTTCCGGAAACAAGAAATCCGTTTTTATTGTCCCGGATGAGTTCGGGCATACTGCCCCGGTTGTTTGCAATGACCGGCGTGCCGCAGGCCATGGCTTCGATAACGGAAAGACCAAAGGGCTCGTTGAAATTGATGGGGTGAAGCAGAGCATAGGCCTTACCCAAGAGGTCATTTCTCTTATCGGGTTCAACACTGCCAAGATAAACCACAGAGGCATCGTCAATGAAGGGCTGGACATAGTCCTTAAAATATGTGCAGTCCTGAATAATGCCTGCCATGATCAGCCTTCTGCCGCATGCCCGGGCGATGTCAATGGCCTCTTTGGCGCCTTTATCCGGATGGATGCGGCCGAAAAAGACCAGATAGTCTTCCGGGTCCGCCTGAAAATCAAATTCGTTGATGTCGATGCCGTGGTGAATGGTGTCAATATAGTCAAGGTCCTCTGCCCGGTCAGCATCACTGATGGAAACGTAAAAGGTTTTTTTATTGTATTTGCGGTACACCGGTAGAATTCCAGGCGATGAAAAACCGTGGATGGTGGTCACCACAGGGGTCTGGGTAAGGCCCGCATAGGTTAAGGGGAGAAAATCAAAGTTATTGTGAATAATATCAAACTGTTCTGCACGATCAAACAATTCAGAGATGTGAAGACATTCACTTACTTTGGGAATGATGTCTGAATCCTCTTCATATCCCCGGGAGCAGACCGCATGCAGGGTGCTGCGCGTAATGGAATCTGCCGTGGCAAACAGCGTGACGTCATGGCCCAGGCCCACCAGGGCTTCGGTTAAGAGGGAGGCCACTTTTTCCCAGGGGCCGTAGTGCCGCGGCGGGGTGCGCCAGGCAATAGGGGACAGCATGGCAATGCGCATAAAATATTCCTTTCTCATGATCCCATTGATCAATTTCTATTGATCAGGGAGAAGACTGATTCAGCAATTCATCTGCATAGAGTTTCTGCAGCGTCATCAGAGACAAAAGCCAGGCAAGAGTTGATTCCGCCCCCTGGTTCTGGTTGATACCGTCCACCATCAGGCCGTCCCGGCATCCTCCGGTCTTGGCATCATACAACGGCATGTTCAGATCATTGTGCCCCAGAAACCAGTTGAAACAGATGACCGTACGGTCAAACCATTGCCGGTCCCGGGTAATGCTGTAGGCTGCCGCACATGCCTCAACCATGGTTTTGGCTTCGATGGGCTGCTGGTCAAACCTGGCCCGTTTCCCTTTTTTGCTATACCAGCCGTTGCAGCCCACCGGGGCAAAATGATGATCCGACGTCTGGATGGAGAGCAGCCATACAAGACTGTCCAGGCCCATCGTCACCATTTCCTTATCTTTCATTCGGTGACCGGAAACCAGAAGGGCATGGGAGAGTTTGGCATTGGCATAGTTCAAGGTATCCTCGACCCAGAGCCAGTCATGGGTTTTATTTTTGCAGAATTGATTGAACAATCTTTGGGCCAGCACATCCCTGATTCTTCTGGCGTCACTGTCACCGGAAAATTTATCCAGGTAGGCATCCAGACCCACCAGGCAGAATGCAACGGCCCGGGGGGATCTGAAACTTTCGGCCGCAATCAATGCATTTTTAAACAGAACCGTGCTCATGGCCAGGTGGTCTGGATTTTCCAGAAAAGCCACGGCGTTACCCAGACACCAGAGGGCCCGGCCATGGGAATCCTCGGATCCGATATCCTCAGCCCATTGCCTTGCATAGGTCATAAAGTTACGGAACCGCCCGTTTTTTTCATTATAGGCGTATAAGAGAAACCCCAGGTAATGGCCGCTTAAGGCATCCAGGCCAAGGCCGTTGACCGGCAGGTATTTCTGCCCCATGGCCGCTGCCAGCAAGGCTCTGGCATTATCATCCGTGCAGTATCCATGACGTCTGTCTGGGATGGTATAATTGGCATGCTGGAGCATGCCGGTGTCATCGGTCATGGCTTTCAAGTGATCCAGCTTGATCTCGGGCAGATCAAAGCGGGTAATGGCTTTGATGTGTGACACATAGGAATGCCTGGGTCTGGGATGCCGGATCCGGTTGTGCCGCACCTCGCTGAAGAGGTCAAGATAATTTTGAGAGACTTTTGCCCACACCGCGTCCCTTGTAAATGTGTATGCTTTTTTTCGGATGGCATGCCGCTGGATATCATCGCCTAAAAGCGCGTTAATCTGTTCTGCCAGGGCATTGGGGCTGTTGAAGGGGACCAGGTGCCCCCTACCCTCTGCCAGCATCTCCTGTGCATACCAGTAAGGGGTTGAAATCACAGCCTTACCTGTTCCCATGGCATAGACAAGGGTTCCTGACGTAATCTGCGCCTCTTCAAGATATGGGGTGATGTAAATATCTGCAATACCCAAGAACTCACAAAGTTCTTTCAAAGCGACAAAATTATTTTGGAAGATGACATGGTCGCTGAGATTCAGATTGTGAACCATCTGCTGGAGCATGATCCGATAGGCATCCCCATTTGTTTTGAGGACATGGGGATGGGTGGTGCCCAGGATGATATACACCACTTCCGGGTATTGGTCGATGACCGCGGGAAGCGCCTGCAGCACGGTTTCGATTCCCTTGTTGGGTGAGAGCAGGCCAAAGGTGAGCAAGACCTTTTTGCCTTCCACGTCAAATTTGTCTTTGTGAAAACTGGAGTCTATAAAAGGCATGTCCGGAATACCGTGGTGGATAAAGGCAATTTTTTCCCGGGGAATCCCATAGATCTCGTGGAGAAAATGTTCCGCCTTTCTGCTCATGACCACCAGTTTATCTGACAATTCTCCCAGCTTGACCGTCACGCTGCGGTATTCGGGGGAAGGATTTTTCAACACGGTATGCAGTGTCGTCACCACAGGCATATGAAGCTCTGAAAGAAGTTTGAGAAGATGGCTGCCGGCGGGGCCCCCGAAGATACCGAATTCATGCTGAAGGCAGACAATATCGGTGTGGCTGATATTCAAGAACTGGGCGGCAATGCCATAATCGGCCAATTTGTTCTGATTGATTTCAAAGCGTACTTTTTCAGGATATGCATACCCCTCTATACGGTCGTTCATGGCAACCGCCCAGCAATGGATATCCTTTGCCCTTTCGGACAACCCTTCAACCAGATCTCTTGTAAAAGTTGCAATGCCACATTGCCTGGGCAAATAGTTGCCGATGACGGCAATAGAATTGATCGCCTCAAAGGATTGTCCATTCGCTATCATTTATCCCTCCTTGTCTGTCTGATTCGATTTTTCACAAATCATGGCCTGGGTTGGTCAGCATAATTGATGCGACACTGGCTGCATTCTGGAAGGCCAGGCGAACCACTTTTTTCGGGTCCATAACGCCGGCGGCAATCAGGTCCTCATAAACATGGGTTCTGGCGTTGTAACCAAAGGCTCCCTGCCCCGCTTTGACTTTATCGATCACAACGGCACCCTCAACACCGGCATTATCGACAATTTTTCGCAGGGGGGCTTCAATGGCTCTGGCACCTGCCCCGTCAACGATGGTGCAGGTGCCTTTATCAATAATGATGCTTTTTGCCTGCCCCAGATCCTGCAGGGTGATATTTTCAAGTTTGATTCCCATATCTTCGGAAATAACCTGGCCGCCGGTTAAAACGGCAATGTCCTCCAGCATCTCTTTTTTTCTCTCGCCAAAGCCGGGCATCTTGACCGCCGCGACATCCAGCACCAGAAAAATATCGGTCTTTCTTGGAGGACCGCTTTGAACCCGGGAGGCACTCATCATTTTTTTGCCGTAATATCCGGGAGGGTACACTGTTTCTTCAGACGTGCTTTTCATATCATCATCTCCTCTAAGTGGGGTGTCTTGGAACCTAATAGTTCACATTGCGTGCCAAGACAGGACATACGGGCATAGACTTTGCGTGAGTCTGATTCATAGAGAAAATTGAGATTAATATGCGCTATGACAAGTCTTTGTAAGTGGGATGAAAAAGATCATATGTACCCAAACGGTCATATGTGACCCCTCGCAGTATCTGCCGCCTCCACACAAAAAGCATGGCCGGCGGAAAACCTGAACTGGTGGTGTTATGATAGGCCGTGGATCAACGCATCGTCAGGTTAATCGTCTGCCTGAGGGTTTCAGTGGACTTGATAAACGCTTCCTGCTCTGTATTCAGCTTTTTTAATACGTTTGATATGGAGCGATCCTTTTCAACATCCGTGAGCGACACAGTTTCTGCCGTTGGATTTGGCCTTGTACAAGCAGTTATCGGCCTTTGAGATCCAGGAAAGAAAACCCGCATCGGAAGTCTTTTTAGCCAGACCTTGCGTCACCCCGATACTGACGGTTACAAGAATGCTTTCCGGTCTTGATTCTTCCACACCTTTCCGGATTTTTTCAGCCATCTGCGGGACAGCAGAGGGCCGGATGCCGGGAAACAGGATGACAAATTCCTCCCCGCCGTACCGGCACAGCACATCTGATTCCCGGACAGCCCTTTTCAGGGTTTTCGCCACGCCCTTCAGCACGGTGTCCCCTTTTGGATGCCCATACCGGTCGTTAATTTTTTTAAAGTGATCAATATCAATCATGAAGATCGCAATATTCTCTTTTCTCCGCTGGGCCAGGGAAAACAATTCCTGGGCAACAATCAGGAACCCCCGCCGGTTAAACAGACCGGTCAGCCCGTCGGTCATGGCAATATCAAAGAGAACCTTATTTCTCTGCCAAAGGCTTTGCAGGGTTTCTCCCAAAAGTTCCAGTTCGGGTGTTATGTGGCCGTATTGAATGAACATATCAATGAATCGGCGCATATGACGGTCATATGCATCTGAGGGGTCCATACCTGCCTTCACGGGCTTTAAGGCCTTAAAGAGCAGTTCAAAGGTCGGATGCAGCATGTAGTATTCCAGCCGATAGGCCAGGATAAGTGCGTTTCCCATTGATTTATTCTCTCCCCAGCGGTCTGAGAGAACTTCAATTTTTTCCAGGATGTCGGATAACGCTTTTTGGGTGTCCGACGGCGTATCAAAAACGGCAGGAAAGATGAAATCTTCAACCGTCTGCTCGACCTTGTTCCAGAAAACGGCATGGCTTTTTTCTTCATCCGCCATAAGGATCCAGAAGTCTTTCAGCTCCTTGATCTCTTCTGCACGGGAAAGCTTGGTATATATCTGTATGGCCCTTTGATTAATGGCCATACATAGACGAATAATCTTCCATGTGATGTCATCTTTCATGCGCTTGTCCCTTCCTTGGGCTTGGGGTGTTTTCAGGCCCGGATTAATCCGGGCTCTGACGAGGGGTAAGCGATTTCACCCCAGGGCCTCGATGAGCCGGTTGATATCCGTTGTTTTAAGGTTCATTCCCCCCTCAGACACCGGAAGCAGAATGATCCGCTTGCCTTCAAGGGCCTCTGCAATTTTCAGTTTCACGATGGTTTCCCTCAGGATGGCATCGTTCGGGGCCACATAAACGAATAAATCAGTAAAATATTCATTTGGGGCCTCCTTCCGAAATTAAACTTTTTGTTTTCTTTTTCCATTACCCGTTTTCCGGAGGCGCGATTGTTGTAACCTGATAGGGCAATCATTGTGCCAGGGGACGGGTCGGGGAAATTATTCTTTGATGATGCCGGATTTTAAGGGGAAACACCCAAAGGTGGGGGCGTGTTTAAGGAAGCCGGATGGCCTCAAAGGCGGTCGTATTTGTCCAATGGGTCATATGGCACCTTTTTAATCTCCCCTTTTAGCAATCAGGTTCATGACCGAAAAAGGATCGGCCACAAAAAAAATGAGCCTCATTGGGAATCAAAGGGAAGACGCTCAGGAGGAACGATGGAGAGTTTACGCATGCGGGCACGCAATGTGCTGCGATTAAGGCCGAGAATTTGGGCGGCACTGTTCTTGCCGCTGACTTTCCAGTGGGTCTGTTCGAGCACGCGGATGATATAATCGCGTTCAACCGCTTCCAGGGTTTTGAAGTCTTTGGTCAAATGCCTGCAGGATTTTTCCAGATCATCAGCCAGATGGAGCTTGGCGCTTGATGAATTGATCACGGCCCGTTCAAGAACATTTTCCAACTCCCGAACGTTTCCCGGCCAGTTATAGTTTAAAAGGGCATTCATCACGTTTTGAGGAACCACCCTGATTTGTTTTCCCAGTCTCCGGGAGATTTTTTTCTGATCATAACGGATTTGGGGGACCCGTCCGTAAGCCTCCCAGTGAACCCGAAATCAAAAGGTTCTGAAGCCAGTTTCCGTGGTACTTAAATTCGTTAACTCTTTCAAAAGAACTCACATAGCCTTTTTGCCTTACCGTCCATGGATTGAGTGGAGCAAAATTTTGGATAAGTGCCCAGGCACGTATGCTGAGATTGGCAGATTTCATAGTCCCGTGAAAATACTTTGTACTGAACAAATGACGATCCATTCGCTGCATCAACCGGTCAACCATGTTGCTGGTTCTATGTGCGCCAGGAAAATCATAGATTTGGGAAAACTGTGGAAGATTATCCCTGAGCTTCTTGATTTTGGCTGCAATAACGTCGGGAACTCCATTCTCCGTATTTCGACACCATTCAGAAAGCCTGCGAACTCTCTGTGAGAATGATCTTTTGGATTCTGCCCTGAAGCAATCCCATAATCTGCTGGCCGCATCGAGGAAATACTCCTTGTATTTTTTGCGAGAACGATCACGTATGCCAATAAAAATGTGTAAGAAGCAAAATAGCACGGTTATCTTGGGAAACAGCTTTTTCCAGGCTTTCTGCGTTGACGGCCAGTCGTCGGTATTGACAGTATCCGGCTGATATTCCGGGTTAATGCTTTCAGCTTCCTCTTTAAAAACACCGTATGCTTTTTGAAGATCTTTACCGGAAGCGGTTTCCGAGACACTGGCTCCTAAAATACAGTTATTTCCGACCGTCGTGGCTATATAGGTCTTCTTTCCCAAAAGGCGGGTATGTTTTTCATCAGCAGAGGGGATTTAATAGTGGTTCCCACGAGGCTGTACCGGCCAATGGTTGCTTCAAGGCGATACCAATACATGGGATTTTTTCCGAAACATTGACTCAGAGCCCAAAATGGAACGGCAAACTTACGCAAAAACAAGGGTTTTTCAACATCTTTTACAAATCCAGTCATATAGGGCATCGCAAAAGACGGCCTTATTGTATAACAGACACCAGCTATCACTATTCTTCTGATTTTCAATTTCAGCTTTTTTGAGACTCTGATCTCCTTCATTAATTGTTATAGTTGCTGTTAACGCTTCAACCATAACTCAGGAAATGAATTTTTCCAGTCTATTTCATCGTTCCCCGACCCAGTCCCCCCCAAATCCGTTATAATCAGAAATGTCAACAGAACGTAAAACATTTTCTAATGGATACCTCTTGCAGTCAGGCCGGTTATCTTATCAATGGCTGTGTCTGGCCAGATACTTGCGACCGCAGGTTAAAGCATCTCAATCAACATCTCGTAAAAACGCTTCAGTGGCAGGCTACCGGAAAGGCAAGGTTTTTGCTTCGGTCAAATAGGACTCTTTGGACGCATATGACCTATTTGCCCGGTTGATAAAGGCTTCTCTTTTTTATCTAAAAAAGTAAATTATCTTGATTAATCTGTACGTTATCAGATGAGGTACAGGTGTATATCGCCTGGCACACAAATTGATATATACGATTAAAGGAAGACAAATAATAGTCAGATCCAAAAGAGAATATGGATATGAAAAAAATATCTAATTTTAAACAAAAATTCCAGATACATTTCAAAACAAACAAAAGACTCAGAGAAAGGAAAAATTGATCATGAATTTAAGGCCATTAAGTGACAAAATCGTAGTTATGCGCGGGCCAGAGAATACAGAAACCAAAGGCGGAATTATTATCCCAGACACAGCAAAAGAAAAACC is drawn from uncultured Desulfobacter sp. and contains these coding sequences:
- a CDS encoding glycoside hydrolase family 130 protein, which gives rise to MLKKRHGKLTITRKPNKIVGDTSRVITRPHLPADSRRIASIIQRIRGLTQKEGNTVLTQIIHDFSRRHEDLAHIFERHFGLVKHHIKKGTLLSETERTLIGAYFTKEYAIESAALFNPSIVPHPIQGHLEEGSLRFVMSLRATGEGHISSIVFRSGVLNRYNTFRFDPVSEFVETPDLKLNPLYKRKLFQHKLREMNADSDICTHVLNSLPEEFSKEELDREMGRLHKHPHFSKTKQNRTFEIINWLSDSNYEVDFHSNHRISERVIFPVSRNESRGIEDARFVQFFDDNGESTYYATYTAYNGVTILPQLIETKDFISFKITMVNGKAAQDKGLALFPRKIKGQFAMLSRQDGESNHIMFSKHLHFWRTSHMIQMPEYPWEFVQIGNCGSPIETEKGWIVLTHGVGPMRQYCIGAMLLDLENPRKVIARLEQPLLAPTEEEREGYVPNVVYSCGSIIHGNELVIPYAMSDINSGIATVSVNHLINAMRRVTA
- a CDS encoding glycoside hydrolase family 130 protein, with product MNSIQDIVTRYPKNPILTREDVPYPVATVHNAGVVKYKKRYIMLFRSHLKNGRSVIGRADSPDGFTFKVKPEPFLTPASRGLFAEYEAFGVEDLRINPVEGAYLLTYSAYSRHGVRIALARTCDFEKIERIALITQADLRNVVIFPEKIDGRYVRLDRPHSEISPWSIWISYSPDLIYWGDSQVVIKPLSYHWDEMKIGPGAPPFKTDEGWLHIYHGVFKTMSGTVYRLGVALHNLSDPSRVIGVSDQWILQPEEVWEQTGYVPNVVFSCGAVPEDDGTVKLYWGGADTVMCMGTAKICDLVSLCRQSSRPPISSQTESRKDTDAEKTPWQTDNHKKTQ
- a CDS encoding glycosyltransferase encodes the protein MRIAMLSPIAWRTPPRHYGPWEKVASLLTEALVGLGHDVTLFATADSITRSTLHAVCSRGYEEDSDIIPKVSECLHISELFDRAEQFDIIHNNFDFLPLTYAGLTQTPVVTTIHGFSSPGILPVYRKYNKKTFYVSISDADRAEDLDYIDTIHHGIDINEFDFQADPEDYLVFFGRIHPDKGAKEAIDIARACGRRLIMAGIIQDCTYFKDYVQPFIDDASVVYLGSVEPDKRNDLLGKAYALLHPINFNEPFGLSVIEAMACGTPVIANNRGSMPELIRDNKNGFLVSGTDEAVSAVDRIRDIDREFCRRTVLDHFTIDNMVKKYIRVYERILERTMGEGCRPWGFYTILSDEDAVKNKKIVVYPGKRLSLQRHQYRDEHWYIVSGKGLFTLDDKTVPMTAGQSVDIPRKTIHRVENSGRDNLIFMEIQTGEYFGEDDIERLADDFGRL
- a CDS encoding glycosyltransferase family 4 protein; amino-acid sequence: MIANGQSFEAINSIAVIGNYLPRQCGIATFTRDLVEGLSERAKDIHCWAVAMNDRIEGYAYPEKVRFEINQNKLADYGIAAQFLNISHTDIVCLQHEFGIFGGPAGSHLLKLLSELHMPVVTTLHTVLKNPSPEYRSVTVKLGELSDKLVVMSRKAEHFLHEIYGIPREKIAFIHHGIPDMPFIDSSFHKDKFDVEGKKVLLTFGLLSPNKGIETVLQALPAVIDQYPEVVYIILGTTHPHVLKTNGDAYRIMLQQMVHNLNLSDHVIFQNNFVALKELCEFLGIADIYITPYLEEAQITSGTLVYAMGTGKAVISTPYWYAQEMLAEGRGHLVPFNSPNALAEQINALLGDDIQRHAIRKKAYTFTRDAVWAKVSQNYLDLFSEVRHNRIRHPRPRHSYVSHIKAITRFDLPEIKLDHLKAMTDDTGMLQHANYTIPDRRHGYCTDDNARALLAAAMGQKYLPVNGLGLDALSGHYLGFLLYAYNEKNGRFRNFMTYARQWAEDIGSEDSHGRALWCLGNAVAFLENPDHLAMSTVLFKNALIAAESFRSPRAVAFCLVGLDAYLDKFSGDSDARRIRDVLAQRLFNQFCKNKTHDWLWVEDTLNYANAKLSHALLVSGHRMKDKEMVTMGLDSLVWLLSIQTSDHHFAPVGCNGWYSKKGKRARFDQQPIEAKTMVEACAAAYSITRDRQWFDRTVICFNWFLGHNDLNMPLYDAKTGGCRDGLMVDGINQNQGAESTLAWLLSLMTLQKLYADELLNQSSP
- a CDS encoding GGDEF domain-containing protein — translated: MKDDITWKIIRLCMAINQRAIQIYTKLSRAEEIKELKDFWILMADEEKSHAVFWNKVEQTVEDFIFPAVFDTPSDTQKALSDILEKIEVLSDRWGENKSMGNALILAYRLEYYMLHPTFELLFKALKPVKAGMDPSDAYDRHMRRFIDMFIQYGHITPELELLGETLQSLWQRNKVLFDIAMTDGLTGLFNRRGFLIVAQELFSLAQRRKENIAIFMIDIDHFKKINDRYGHPKGDTVLKGVAKTLKRAVRESDVLCRYGGEEFVILFPGIRPSAVPQMAEKIRKGVEESRPESILVTVSIGVTQGLAKKTSDAGFLSWISKADNCLYKAKSNGRNCVAHGC